GCCCGTCACCGCGTTTTAGGGTGGCAACGAGGCCCGTCTGTGCAATGCCGCGTGTGACATGGTAGCCGTAGCGGGTCAACTGTCCTGCGATCAGATCGGACGTACGAGTTTCGGCGAGACCCAACTCAGGGTGACGATGCAGATCGCGGCGCAGTGCAATGAACTGTGAGGCCTGTTCGCGCAGCGCCTCGATAAGTGGATGAGTCATGTGAACAGATCGGGTCGGGTGAGGTCAAATCGACAGCGATGCCAGGCGTCCGCAACCGGCCGCACGCCCAACAAACGCTGCCCGGGAAATCAGAAAGCGAACGGCATCTGCGCGCGTTGCTCGATTGCCTCGCCAGCGGCGAGGCAGAGGTCTTCGCGGAACGCGCCCGCGACAAGTTGCACGCCGACGGGCACGCCATCGTGTACGCCTGTCGGCACACTCACGCCAGGGAAATTCAGTGCCGCAACGAGCTTGAGTGGTAACTGCGCATCGAGAATGCGGGACATCGTGTCGTCACCTTCCTGATCCAGACCCCAGCGAAACGGCGTGTCGAGCGACGTCGGCATGAGGACGACCGGATACTGCTCGAAGAACGCATTCCATTTGCGACGCAGCCGATCACGCCGCGCCAGGCCTTGCACATAGGTTTCAAGCGAGGTGTCGGTGCCGAACCGGGCCAGCATGCCGCGCAGGGCCTGCCGCGCGCCATCGTCCCCGTATGTGTCGATGGCATCTGCGAAGCCTGTCGATATCTCAGTCATCGCGATTGTCATCCAGATGTCGAAGCCTTCACGCATCTCGGGCGGGGCTACGCGTTCGACCACATAGCCGGCCTCCGTCAGCCAGCGTGCGGACTGCTGCAACGCTTCGTACACCTTTGGGTCGATAGGCAGGCCGTCGATTTCGTCGACGAGCGCGACCTTGATGGGACCGGTGATAGCCGGGCCGGCAAGCGGTGCGGGCACCCAGTTCGGATCGCGGCCGTCTGCGACGGACATCGCCGCGAGGCTGATGCGCAGATCCTGCACCGACCTGGCTATCGGACCTTGAACGGCAAAACATTGAGCGGCGAACGTTCGCAGTTCGCCGGAACTTGGCGTGAACGACGGAATGCGGCCGGCGGTCGGACGCAGCCCCACGACGCCGCACGCGTAGGCGGGATAGCGCACCGAACCGGCCAGATCGTTGCCGTGTGCCATGGGACACATGCCAGCGGCCACTGCCGCCGAGGCGCCACCCGATGAGCCGCCTGGCGTGATGTCGTCACGCCACGGGTTCAGCGTGCGACCGTGCAGAGCGTTCTCGGTGAACCAACGCATCGAGAATGCCGGCGTGTTCGTTCGTCCAACGATCACCGCGCCCGCATTCAGCAGATTTGCAACGACCGGACTGTGCGTCTGCGCAAGCAGGTCACGTTTGGCGACGACGCCATGCGTCGTCGGTTCGCCTGTTACGTCAACATTGCACTTTACGGTGATCGGTACGCCATGCAGCGTGCCCAGCGTTGCACCGGCAGCGCGTTGTGCATCGGCCTGATCGGCGGCGAGCAAGGCTGAATCGCGATTGATGTGCGTCAGCGCGTTGATGCGTGGATTTTCTGCGTCGATGCGCGCGAGACAACTTGTTACCGCCTCGCGGCTTGAGATCGTGCCGCGGGCGATTGCCTGCGCGATCTGCCACGCGTCCCAGCGCCAGAGGTCGGTCGGCAGGGTGGTTTCTGCGATTCCGGATTGCATGCTTCCCATCTTGAGATCCTCGAAAAAGACATATGCCCGCCGTCATCTGACGTCGGGCATACCGGCAAACGCGCGCCGGCAGCGCCTTAAAACAGATGACGGATGCCCACGCGCGACACGAACTGATGGTCGGTCGAAGACGGCGCAGTCAGCGCGATCGATGCGACCGTGCCCGGACCGCTCGCCTTTTGCGCGTCGAGATCGATGTACACGTCGGTACGCTTGGAGAGCAGGTAGTCAAAACCCACGGTTGCCGTGTACCAGCGCGACGCCTCGAAGCGGTCGAACGACACCTTGCCCGCAAAAACCACGTCGGGCCGGACATGCCAGTCGCCGCCCAGATGCAGCACCTGGTCGGTCGCGGTGCGGCCGGCGAGTTTCAGATGAGTGTTCGTGTAAAGCGCAGCGGCACTCCACGCTCCGTATGCGTAGTTCGCGCCGATGCCGAGGATGCGCTGGTTGTCGACGACCAGCGTGGTGGTCGGTGTGACGGCTCGGCCCAGCACCGTCGCTGCGCCCGTCAGACCTGCAAAGACGGGCGCCTGGTTGATGTCGGTCAGCACCGCGCCAGCGGAAAATCCATCGTATGCGTACTGGACGTTTGCGCTGATCGCGCGGCCGAGATTGGTCGACAGGTTGCCCGAGTTCTGCCCGAATGCGTACATCACGCCACCCGTGAAGCCTCCGAACGTCGCACTCTTGAATTGCACCGCGTTGTTCAGGCGTTCGCCGGACACACGATCCAGGTCCGCGTTCTGTACGCCGAACAGTCCGCAGTTCAGACACGGCAGATAGTGTTCCAGCAGCACCGTGTAGTCGTACTGGCGACCCATCGCTAGCTCCCCGATCGATCGGTCACCGATGCCCACGTAAGCCTGCTTGCCAAACATCAGGCCACCCTGGCCGAGCGCGCCAGTGTTCGCCGAGAAGCCGTTTTCGAGCTTGAAGAATGTGCGCAACCCGCCGCCGAGGTCTTCCGAACCGCTAAAGCCGAGCGAATTCGATTTGTTGATGCCGTCCTGCATCTTCACTAGCGAGTGGCCGCCGTAGTTGTTCACGTAGGTCAGCCCGTTGTCGATACTGCCGAACAGCGTCACTGAAGATTGAGCCCAGGCGGTCGGGCATAAGACAGGTAGCACTAACGTCGCTGCAATAAGGCGCTTCAAGAATTGTCTCCAGTGTTGTTGATGCGAGCTGGCGCAATCGTCGGCACGAAGCCGAGCCGGTCGGCCGGCTTTGGGCCGGCAACCTTCATTGCGAAACGGGTGTAGTCAAAAAACCGGGGGGTGTCTGTCGCTCAGGCGTGCTGGCGGGAGTGCTGCGCAAGTGATTCGCGCTGGGTCATCACCAACACACCGGTAATTCCCAGGACGACGCTCGCGGCGATGTACCAGGCGGGAGCGAGCCGGTCACCCGTAACCCTTGTGAGCCAGGTGTTGATCAACGGCGCAAGACCGCCGAAACACATCGCGCCGAGGTTGTAGACGATCGCCATGCCGGTCGAGCGGATTTGCACTGGAAAGGCTTCAGCGAGTGCTGCCGCTGACGGTCCCCAGAAGAAGCTCATGAGAAACGCCGAAATCAGTTCGAAGCGGATCAGGCTGGATCCGCCCGGTGTGTGAATCAGCGACGCGAGCAATGGGTAGGCGAGCACGCCGTAAAGCAGCATCCCGGGTACCATCACCCGGCGGCGGCCATATCGGTCGGCGAGGTAACCGGTGATGGGACACATCACAAGCAGCACGAGTGCACCGACGAGCATGCCAAGTTGGCCCGTGCCCGCGTCGATGCCGAGTTGTCCGCTGGCAAACAGCGGAATGTAGATGAGTCCGACATACGACGAAGCGGTGCAGACCGCGACAATGCCCAGGGTCCCGAGCATTTGCCGGGGATAGCATCGCACGATGCCGACTAACGATAGTCGGTCGCGTGGTGTATGTCGCTTCTGCTTGATGAACGCAGCGAATTCTGGCGACTCATCGACGCGCGAGCGGATGTAGTAGCCAATTGGGCCGATCAGCGAGCCGAACAGGAACGGCAGACGCCAGCCCCACTCGTGCAGCGATGTGGTCGTCAGATTGTGCAGTAACAGATAGGCGACGGCGCCGCCAAGAGCGAATGACAACGCCTGCGAACACGCCTGGAAGCTGCCAATCAGATTGCGCTGTCCCAGTGGGGAATATTCGAGCAGCATCGCGGTGGCGCTGGCGAATTCGCCCCCAGCCGAAAAACCCTGCAGCATGCGTGCAAACACGATCAGAGCCGACGCAGCGATTCCGATAGTCGCGTAAGTCGGCGTGAGGCCGATTAGCAGCGTGCCCGCCGACATCATCATGATGATTGCTGACAGCGCGGCCTTGCGGCCCGCGCGGTCAGCGTACATGCCCAGCAGCACGCCCCCAAAAGGCCGGACCACAAACGCGATCCCGAATGTTGCGAACGCGACCATCAGCATCGCCGGACCGCTTTGCGGCGGGAACATCAGCCTCGAAATGATGATCGAGAAACTGCTGAAGATGCCGAAATCGAACCATTCCAGCCCATTGCCGATTACCGATGAAACGATCGCACGGCGGCGAGCGCCCGGTGCGATGGTCAGTGCTGGAGATATCTCTTGCGTTGCCATTGGCGCCTCGTGACAGAAAATTCGGTTCATTCAGGAACCAGTGTCACGATCGTAGAGTGACCGGGCGGGCGGTCATAGCCAACGAAACAATTTGGTGTAATGTTTTACTTTACACGTCGGCGCCGCCGTTCAGTCGGGTTCGACAAATTCGACTGACGTCATCATCCGGCGAATGGCTGGCTCGGTGCTATCACGGCAGGCTTTGCCGGCTTCGATAAAGCATTCCACCATCAGTTGCGCTGTGGCGCTTGGGGTATCTCCGCGTCGCATGACAAGGCTGGTTGTCATCTCGGGTAGTTCGTCCTGGATGGGCAACGCGGCCATCCGCATGCGTAACAGCGGCGATTCAACCAGCGGCCACGGGCAGACGGTCAGCATGTCGCTGCCTTCCATCATCGCAATCGAAACCAGCGTGGAGCGCGCGTAGTGCACCTGGTCGGGCTTTAGCGCGAGACCATGACGTGCCAGCATGTTGCTGTGCCTCTGCTCGTGCATGTCTTCGCGCATCGTCATGACCCAGCTCTGATCCGCGAGGTCCCGAAGCGAAGTGCAACTGGAAAACGGGTGACCAATGCGTCCGACGACCGCCAACCCACAGGAAAACAGGTCGCGTGAAATGAAGTTGGCGCTCTGGGCTTTGGGCGGCGCGAGGCCGATCGAAAAATCAAGCGTCCCGTCTCGCAGACCGGCATGCGAGGTGCCGATTGCCTCTGTGAAATCGAGGCGCACATCGGCGCGCAGGCGTTGGAAATCGGCGAGTGCTCGCGGCAAGATGGTCTGCGTTATCCAGGGCGTGACGCCGACCGTCACGGCCCCGCCTTTCAGGCCACGAATCTGCTCGATCTCTTCTTCCGCGCGATCGATCTGCGCGAGGATCAACCGCGCGTGGGCCAGCAGCCTGCGGCCAGCATAAGTTAGCGCCACGCCCTGCGGCTGGCGGGTAAAGAGTGGAGCACCCGTGTGTCGCTCCAGTTCGCGGAGGGCGAGGCTAACGGCTGTAGCGGACAGTCCGAGTTCTTCGGCCGCCGCGCGCATGCTGCCTTTTTCTGCAACGTAAGCAAAGCATCGCAAATGCTGAATCTTCATCGAACGGCTTCGCTTGGTAACGGTATCGTACGCAGGATGATAGCGGGAACCGAGCGTCAATGACCCAGGTACGAGCGGGGGGACTGGCGATGCCCCATGTGACGACTGATGACGGTCGCTTTCACATCGGACAGCGGTCAGTCACAGATTTGGTTCAGACGAAGGCAGCGGGTCGGGAGTGTGAGTTCGCTAATGCAGGAAGCTGTCATCCGGCTGCTGGATGCCGCCACCGTCAGCAACCCGTCGCATTCCTGACGTAGAACGCAGCCCGTCCCAATGTCGGCAAAGGCCGATGACTCGCCCTTGGTCGGTGGTGTGCAATGACCGCTGCACTCCGATACCCACGTCTGTGCGCGCATCGGCTTGGTCGCTTTCGTTGACTTCTTTTGCCGCTTGCTGTCCCCTTGCTCTTGCCATGAAGGTCACCGGGCACAAGGCAGTCAGCAGGCTCTGTCGGCAACAACAAGGCTCGCATTTCGCTTTCTCGCAAAAAATTGAGTGCCTGCACTTTCGCTGCCAAGCTCCACATCGATTCGTAAGGCGCGGGACACTCTGAATCCCACGTGAGACGCAATTCCGAATTTGTCATGTTTTATCCAACGAAATCGGCGGATATACAGTGCGTTCGACTCGCTTCTCTTCTTTTTCGTCGTCTTCAGACCTGAAGGAGGCGTCACTTGTTAACCAAGGCCTTACTTCTCCCGCATTACACCGGCACCCGCATCGGGCGCTATCATCGGAATTCATTCAGCGTTGCACTAGGAGCCTGGCTGAAAAGGTGCAAAATCACCTCGTAGGTTGCCCTTGGGAACAGCTTTCTGCAAACCTCCTGAAGGAAGCATGTTCTCGACGCCCTGCCAGCCGCACTTCGAATTGGCCACGCGTGGGAATAAAAACCATGCAAGCCGACGGCAACGACACCCCGATGGCCGGACTAGATCAGTCGGATGCCACTATCCGCCAAGCGCAACTTCGGCAAAATGCCTATAATGAGTGAGCATTTTGCCGAAACGGAGCTGTCATGACCACAATTGCCTTCGTGCCCACCGGAGCCGGCAATCCGCGCCGGGCGGAACTGACGATGCTCGGGCAGTTGCTTGACGCGCGCATTCGCAACGAGACCGATCTCGCCGAGTTGGCTAGCGAGCGCGTGGCCGTTGAAGTGATCGACCGCTTGACGGCTCAGGGACTGAAGGCGGATGAACTCGCATTCATCATCCCACGTCGCACCCTAACTCATAGGCGTCAGCAGCACGAACGTCTCTCAACCGACGAATCCGACCGGGCGATTCGTCTGGCGCGCATCCTGGCACAGGCGGCGGCGGTCTTCGGAAACACTGCAAAAGCGATGCACTGGCTGCGAAACCCGCAGAAGCGCTTCACAGGCCGCAGTGCCCTTGAGATGGCCAGCACCGAACACGGGGCGCGTCTGGTTGAAGACGCATTGATCCAGATCGACGAAGGATACTTCGCCTGATGGTCTTATGGAGAATCAGCAACTTTGCCGATCTGAAAGGAATTGGCGGCCTTCGCGCACCCGGGAGATGGCATTTTGCAGGGCAACCTGTGGTCTATCTGGCAGAGCACCCTGCTGGCGCCCTTCTGGAAACGCTCGTGCATCAGGAAATCAGCGGTACCGCGGATCTCCCCGATACCTATCAGCTGCTGAAGGTTGAGGTCGACGACGGCATTACGATCGCCGAAATGGAAGAGGGTGGTTTTCCGCCCGATTGGCGCGACGACCAGGCTTGGACCCAGGCCGCCGGGACGGAGTGGCTCGCGCATGCGACTTCTGCCCTTCTCAAGGTGCCCAGTGCCGTGATGCCTTTTGCCTTTAACTTCATTCTCAATCCCGCCCACCAAGATGCGTTACGCATTGAAATCACCATGGCCATTGAGGTGCGCCAGGATCCGCGCATCCTCGGGCTTTTGACGCGGCCATAGCTGCGAATCTGCAAGGCGAATTTACCAGTTCGATCGCTGAAACCTCTCATTCGAAATTCCACCGCGCCCTCCATGACAGAACCGCGACTCATCGAAATCACGCCCGCCACGCATGGCGTCGACATCGACCTCGTCTATGCCACCGAGCGCAACCTGACCGGCAAGCCCATCTACAAGGAGGCCCACTGCCTGCTGCTCGAACCGGCCGAAGCCGGTTTGCGGAAGGCAGTGACGATTGCCCGCGACGCCGGCCTGACGCTGCGGATTTTCGATGCCTACCGTCCGCCCCAGGCGCAGCAGGTGCTGTGGGATTTCCTGCCCGACCCCACCTACGTCGCTGAGCTTGGCCGTGGTTCGAACCATAGCCGCGGCACGGCGATCGACCTGACGCTGCTCGATGCCGGCGGCAACGAACTCGACATGGGCACGGGCTTCGACGCCATGACGATCCAATCCGAGCACTTCCATCCGGGCCTACCCGAGCACGTGCAGCGCAACCGCCTGTTACTGTTCGGCATCATGCACGCCGCGGGCTTCGCGCACATCAAGAACGAATGGTGGCATTACGAGCTGCCACGCTCCCGTGCTCTGCCTCTGATCGATAACAGTGAAAGCGGTCCGTTACGTCTCATGTAGTGGCTTTCGATTTTCCCATCCGTTGGTCCCTGACAGGCTCTACCCCATTCCCTCATGGAGCGAGTATGAAACTGGTACTGCGCAATGCACTGGCGGCGGCAGCGCTCGCCTCCGCCTTGACTCTGTCGTTCACAGCGGCCAGCCCCGCTACGGCGGCGACGCCGAAAGACATGTTCGTCATGGCGACGTTCCTCGACGAATTCACCACGCTCGATCCCGGCGAAGTCTACGAGTTGGTGCCAGAAGAATATGTGGCGAATACCTATGACCGGCTGGTGCGAGTCGATCTGAAAGACCCGTCGAAGTTCAACGGCGATGTCGCGCAATCATGGACCGTCAGCCCCGACGGCCTGACCTTCACGTTCAAGATCCGTCCGGGTCTCAAGTTCCACTCGGGCAATCCGTTGACCGCCGACGACGTCGCCTGGTCGATCCAGCGCACGGTCCTGCTCGACAAAGGTGCGGCCGCCGTGCTGCAAGGCATCGGTCTGACCAGGGACAACGTGCTCAACAACGTGAAAAAGACTGACGACACAACTGTCAGTGTGACGACCGACCAGAAATACGCCCCGACGTTTGTCCTGAACGTGCTCGGCGCGTGGCCTGCATCGGTGGTGGACAAGCAGTTGCTGCTCACGCACCAGAAAGCGAATGACTTCGGCAACGACTGGCTGCGCACGAACGAGGCGGGCTCTGGCGCCTACAAGCTCGTCAAGTGGACGGCCAACGACAGCATCGTGCTGCAGCGCTTCGACGGCTATCGCTTACCGCTCGCGATGAAGCGCATTGTGTTGCGTCACGTGCCGGAAGCATCGAGCCAGCGCCTGCTGCTCGAGAACGGCGATGTCGATGTAGCGCGCAATCTGAGCCCGGACGATCTCGCCGCACTGACAAAGTCCGGCAAGGCGCATGTG
Above is a genomic segment from Paraburkholderia aromaticivorans containing:
- the ddpX gene encoding D-alanyl-D-alanine dipeptidase; translated protein: MTEPRLIEITPATHGVDIDLVYATERNLTGKPIYKEAHCLLLEPAEAGLRKAVTIARDAGLTLRIFDAYRPPQAQQVLWDFLPDPTYVAELGRGSNHSRGTAIDLTLLDAGGNELDMGTGFDAMTIQSEHFHPGLPEHVQRNRLLLFGIMHAAGFAHIKNEWWHYELPRSRALPLIDNSESGPLRLM
- a CDS encoding amidase family protein gives rise to the protein MQSGIAETTLPTDLWRWDAWQIAQAIARGTISSREAVTSCLARIDAENPRINALTHINRDSALLAADQADAQRAAGATLGTLHGVPITVKCNVDVTGEPTTHGVVAKRDLLAQTHSPVVANLLNAGAVIVGRTNTPAFSMRWFTENALHGRTLNPWRDDITPGGSSGGASAAVAAGMCPMAHGNDLAGSVRYPAYACGVVGLRPTAGRIPSFTPSSGELRTFAAQCFAVQGPIARSVQDLRISLAAMSVADGRDPNWVPAPLAGPAITGPIKVALVDEIDGLPIDPKVYEALQQSARWLTEAGYVVERVAPPEMREGFDIWMTIAMTEISTGFADAIDTYGDDGARQALRGMLARFGTDTSLETYVQGLARRDRLRRKWNAFFEQYPVVLMPTSLDTPFRWGLDQEGDDTMSRILDAQLPLKLVAALNFPGVSVPTGVHDGVPVGVQLVAGAFREDLCLAAGEAIEQRAQMPFAF
- a CDS encoding RES family NAD+ phosphorylase, whose translation is MMVLWRISNFADLKGIGGLRAPGRWHFAGQPVVYLAEHPAGALLETLVHQEISGTADLPDTYQLLKVEVDDGITIAEMEEGGFPPDWRDDQAWTQAAGTEWLAHATSALLKVPSAVMPFAFNFILNPAHQDALRIEITMAIEVRQDPRILGLLTRP
- a CDS encoding ABC transporter substrate-binding protein; translated protein: MKLVLRNALAAAALASALTLSFTAASPATAATPKDMFVMATFLDEFTTLDPGEVYELVPEEYVANTYDRLVRVDLKDPSKFNGDVAQSWTVSPDGLTFTFKIRPGLKFHSGNPLTADDVAWSIQRTVLLDKGAAAVLQGIGLTRDNVLNNVKKTDDTTVSVTTDQKYAPTFVLNVLGAWPASVVDKQLLLTHQKANDFGNDWLRTNEAGSGAYKLVKWTANDSIVLQRFDGYRLPLAMKRIVLRHVPEASSQRLLLENGDVDVARNLSPDDLAALTKSGKAHVTAVPQATLLYLGLNVKNPNLAKPEVQEAMKWLIDYNGIQSNIAKTTYKVHETFLPEGFLGVLNTNPYQQNVAKARALLAKAGLPNGFSVTMDVRNGYPYSEIAEAVQANLAQGGIKVQIIPGDNKQTLAKYRSRSHDIYIGEWSADYIDPHSNAQGFAWSPDNSDKSAYKMLAWRNSWDIPDLTKETNAALAESSTARRAELYQTMQKQMLANSPFVIMFQQVSQVAARPGVTGLEVGPINDLVSYRDLKKQ
- the parS gene encoding type II RES/Xre toxin-antitoxin system antitoxin, giving the protein MTTIAFVPTGAGNPRRAELTMLGQLLDARIRNETDLAELASERVAVEVIDRLTAQGLKADELAFIIPRRTLTHRRQQHERLSTDESDRAIRLARILAQAAAVFGNTAKAMHWLRNPQKRFTGRSALEMASTEHGARLVEDALIQIDEGYFA
- a CDS encoding LysR family transcriptional regulator yields the protein MKIQHLRCFAYVAEKGSMRAAAEELGLSATAVSLALRELERHTGAPLFTRQPQGVALTYAGRRLLAHARLILAQIDRAEEEIEQIRGLKGGAVTVGVTPWITQTILPRALADFQRLRADVRLDFTEAIGTSHAGLRDGTLDFSIGLAPPKAQSANFISRDLFSCGLAVVGRIGHPFSSCTSLRDLADQSWVMTMREDMHEQRHSNMLARHGLALKPDQVHYARSTLVSIAMMEGSDMLTVCPWPLVESPLLRMRMAALPIQDELPEMTTSLVMRRGDTPSATAQLMVECFIEAGKACRDSTEPAIRRMMTSVEFVEPD
- a CDS encoding MFS transporter — protein: MATQEISPALTIAPGARRRAIVSSVIGNGLEWFDFGIFSSFSIIISRLMFPPQSGPAMLMVAFATFGIAFVVRPFGGVLLGMYADRAGRKAALSAIIMMMSAGTLLIGLTPTYATIGIAASALIVFARMLQGFSAGGEFASATAMLLEYSPLGQRNLIGSFQACSQALSFALGGAVAYLLLHNLTTTSLHEWGWRLPFLFGSLIGPIGYYIRSRVDESPEFAAFIKQKRHTPRDRLSLVGIVRCYPRQMLGTLGIVAVCTASSYVGLIYIPLFASGQLGIDAGTGQLGMLVGALVLLVMCPITGYLADRYGRRRVMVPGMLLYGVLAYPLLASLIHTPGGSSLIRFELISAFLMSFFWGPSAAALAEAFPVQIRSTGMAIVYNLGAMCFGGLAPLINTWLTRVTGDRLAPAWYIAASVVLGITGVLVMTQRESLAQHSRQHA
- a CDS encoding porin; protein product: MKRLIAATLVLPVLCPTAWAQSSVTLFGSIDNGLTYVNNYGGHSLVKMQDGINKSNSLGFSGSEDLGGGLRTFFKLENGFSANTGALGQGGLMFGKQAYVGIGDRSIGELAMGRQYDYTVLLEHYLPCLNCGLFGVQNADLDRVSGERLNNAVQFKSATFGGFTGGVMYAFGQNSGNLSTNLGRAISANVQYAYDGFSAGAVLTDINQAPVFAGLTGAATVLGRAVTPTTTLVVDNQRILGIGANYAYGAWSAAALYTNTHLKLAGRTATDQVLHLGGDWHVRPDVVFAGKVSFDRFEASRWYTATVGFDYLLSKRTDVYIDLDAQKASGPGTVASIALTAPSSTDHQFVSRVGIRHLF